The following coding sequences are from one Thermostaphylospora chromogena window:
- a CDS encoding urease subunit gamma → MRLTPHEQERLLIHVAASVARDRRDRGLLLNHPEAVAIIASFVMEGAREGRSVADLMAEGRKVLRRDEVMPGVPEMLESVQVEATFPDGTKLVTVHRPIQ, encoded by the coding sequence ATGCGGCTCACCCCACACGAGCAGGAACGCCTGCTCATCCATGTCGCGGCAAGCGTCGCGCGCGACCGCAGGGATCGAGGTCTCCTGCTGAACCATCCGGAGGCCGTCGCGATCATCGCGTCGTTCGTCATGGAGGGCGCACGCGAGGGACGCAGCGTGGCCGACCTGATGGCGGAGGGGCGGAAGGTCCTGCGCCGGGACGAGGTCATGCCGGGCGTTCCCGAGATGCTGGAGTCCGTGCAGGTCGAGGCGACCTTCCCGGACGGTACCAAGCTCGTCACCGTGCACCGGCCGATCCAATGA
- the urtB gene encoding urea ABC transporter permease subunit UrtB, with the protein MEAFLNQLPIGLSIGAVLLLIALGLTITFGQMGVINMAHGEFIMAGAYTAYLMQDWAGRQAVIVALPAAFLVAGLMGLILERAAIRRFYGRPLDTLLLTWGVSLVLQQLARDLFGAPNVQVAAPEWLQGGIGALPYNRLFIMALAIGSVAAVWAYLNRTAQGRRMQAVTQNRDLAATSGVDTGRVDMHTFFIGSGLAGVAGVALTLIGPVGPALGTYYIVDAFLVVVAGGLGRLGGAVIAAVVLGLLNSFAEFWTDASLAKVIVFAVIVVFLQFRPQGLFVIRSRALS; encoded by the coding sequence GTGGAAGCGTTCCTCAACCAACTCCCCATCGGGCTGTCGATCGGCGCCGTGCTGCTGCTCATCGCGCTCGGGCTGACGATCACCTTCGGCCAGATGGGTGTGATCAACATGGCGCACGGCGAGTTCATCATGGCCGGCGCCTACACCGCCTACCTGATGCAGGACTGGGCCGGTCGGCAGGCGGTGATCGTCGCCCTGCCGGCGGCCTTCCTCGTGGCCGGGCTGATGGGGCTGATCCTGGAGCGGGCGGCGATCCGCCGTTTCTACGGCAGGCCGCTGGACACCCTCCTGCTCACCTGGGGTGTCAGCCTCGTGCTGCAACAGCTCGCCCGCGACCTGTTCGGCGCCCCCAACGTCCAGGTCGCCGCTCCCGAATGGCTGCAGGGCGGGATCGGCGCCCTGCCGTACAACCGGTTGTTCATCATGGCGCTCGCGATCGGCAGCGTGGCCGCGGTGTGGGCGTACCTGAACCGCACCGCGCAGGGACGGCGGATGCAGGCCGTGACGCAGAACCGCGACCTCGCCGCGACCAGCGGCGTCGACACCGGCCGGGTGGACATGCACACGTTCTTCATCGGCTCCGGCCTGGCCGGGGTCGCCGGGGTGGCGCTGACGCTGATCGGCCCGGTCGGCCCGGCGCTGGGCACCTACTACATCGTCGACGCCTTCCTGGTCGTCGTCGCCGGCGGCCTGGGACGGCTCGGCGGCGCGGTGATCGCCGCCGTCGTGCTCGGCCTGCTGAACTCCTTCGCCGAGTTCTGGACCGACGCCAGCCTCGCGAAGGTCATCGTCTTCGCGGTGATCGTCGTCTTCCTCCAATTCCGTCCGCAGGGACTGTTCGTCATCCGATCGAGGGCACTGTCGTGA
- a CDS encoding urease subunit beta, producing MIPGEIRHGEGPVPLNPGRERVTVRVVNTADRPIQVGSHYHFAAANPGLAFDREAAWGRRLDVPAGTAVRFEPGVERDVTLVPITGRRVVPGLRPEWAGPLDEEER from the coding sequence ATGATCCCCGGCGAGATCCGGCACGGCGAGGGGCCCGTGCCGCTGAACCCGGGCCGGGAACGGGTGACCGTGCGTGTCGTCAACACCGCCGACCGGCCGATACAGGTCGGCTCCCACTACCACTTCGCCGCCGCCAATCCGGGGCTGGCGTTCGACCGCGAGGCGGCGTGGGGTCGCCGCCTGGACGTGCCTGCGGGCACGGCCGTCCGGTTCGAGCCCGGCGTGGAGCGGGACGTGACGCTGGTCCCCATCACCGGGCGGCGCGTCGTCCCCGGTCTGCGCCCGGAGTGGGCGGGTCCGCTGGACGAGGAGGAGCGATGA
- a CDS encoding urease accessory protein UreF gives MDGMDGIDPTLLLLTDSRLPAGGHAHSGGVEAAIDAGAVRDLDGLAAFLRGRLATAGLVAAALAAAACTAAARPAPDWPGLDAEADARQASPAQREAARVQGRLLLRVARRIWPSPVLDGLARAVPEPHHPVALGAVAASVGHAPGQAALAAVYAAVTGPATAAVRLLGLDPVQVHGLLARLAPAMRETAAAAVRRETGQDGWADLPARAAPVLDLLAERHLRSRTRLFVS, from the coding sequence ATGGACGGAATGGACGGCATCGATCCGACGCTGCTGCTGCTCACCGACTCCCGCCTGCCCGCGGGCGGCCACGCCCACTCGGGGGGCGTGGAGGCGGCGATCGACGCGGGAGCCGTGCGCGACCTGGACGGCCTGGCCGCGTTCCTGCGCGGCCGGTTGGCCACCGCGGGGCTCGTCGCCGCCGCCCTGGCCGCCGCCGCCTGCACCGCCGCGGCACGGCCCGCCCCCGACTGGCCGGGGCTGGACGCGGAGGCCGACGCCCGCCAGGCGTCTCCCGCGCAGCGGGAAGCCGCCCGCGTCCAGGGACGGCTGCTGCTGCGAGTGGCCCGGCGGATCTGGCCCTCGCCCGTGCTCGACGGCCTGGCCCGGGCCGTGCCGGAGCCGCACCACCCGGTCGCGCTGGGCGCGGTCGCCGCGAGCGTCGGCCATGCGCCGGGCCAGGCCGCGCTGGCCGCCGTCTACGCCGCCGTCACCGGGCCCGCCACCGCCGCGGTACGGCTGCTCGGCCTGGACCCGGTCCAGGTGCACGGCCTGCTCGCCCGGCTCGCTCCGGCCATGCGGGAGACCGCGGCGGCCGCCGTCCGGCGGGAGACCGGGCAGGACGGCTGGGCGGACCTGCCCGCGCGCGCCGCCCCCGTCCTCGACCTGCTCGCCGAGCGCCACCTGCGCTCGCGGACACGGCTGTTCGTCTCCTGA
- a CDS encoding urease subunit alpha: MSDLARERYAALYGPTVGDRVRLADTDLFVEVTEDRSMGPAGAGDEAVFGGGKVIRESMGQSRATRADGAPDLVITGAVILDHWGVVKADVGVRDGRITAIGKAGNPDTMDGVHPALVIGPSTEILAGNGRILTAGAIDSHVHLIAPQILDTALASGVTTILGGGTGPAEGTKATTVTPTWYLGRMLEAMDSWPVNVALLGKGNTVSAEALTEQLREGASGFKLHEDWGTTPAAIDACLRVADAFGVQVAIHTDTLNEAGFVESTLEAIGDRVIHAYHTEGAGGGHAPDIIRVASRPNVLPSSTNPTRPHTVNTLDEHLDMLMVCHHLNPSIPEDLAFAESRIRPTTMAAEDVLHDIGAISMIGSDSQAMGRVGETIIRTWQTAHVMKARRGALPGDGPADNLRARRYVAKYTICPAIAHGLDGEVGSVEPGKLADLVLWNPAFFGVKPDVVLKGGVIAYAQVGDANASIPTPQPVLPRPMFGAAPAAAAAASVHFVAPLALESGLPDRLDVRRRFVPVADVRRRRKDAMPLNDALPRIEVDPDTFAVRIDGDLVEPAPAPSLPLAQRYFLF, encoded by the coding sequence ATGAGCGACCTTGCCAGGGAGCGTTATGCGGCCCTGTACGGCCCGACCGTCGGCGACCGCGTGCGCCTGGCCGACACCGACCTGTTCGTGGAGGTCACCGAGGACCGATCGATGGGCCCGGCGGGCGCGGGCGACGAGGCGGTGTTCGGCGGCGGCAAGGTGATCAGGGAGTCGATGGGACAGTCCCGCGCCACCCGTGCGGACGGCGCTCCCGACCTGGTCATCACCGGCGCGGTGATCCTCGACCACTGGGGTGTGGTGAAGGCCGACGTGGGGGTGCGCGACGGCCGGATCACCGCGATCGGCAAGGCCGGGAACCCGGACACGATGGACGGCGTCCACCCCGCCCTGGTGATCGGCCCGTCCACCGAGATCCTCGCGGGCAACGGCAGAATCCTCACCGCGGGGGCGATCGACTCGCACGTGCATCTGATCGCGCCGCAGATCCTCGATACGGCGCTCGCCTCGGGGGTCACCACGATCCTGGGCGGCGGCACCGGCCCCGCGGAGGGCACCAAGGCGACCACGGTGACCCCCACCTGGTACCTCGGCCGCATGTTGGAGGCGATGGACTCCTGGCCGGTCAACGTGGCGCTGCTCGGCAAGGGCAACACGGTGAGCGCCGAGGCGCTGACCGAGCAGCTGCGGGAGGGCGCTTCCGGTTTCAAGCTGCATGAGGACTGGGGCACGACCCCGGCGGCGATCGACGCCTGCCTGCGGGTGGCCGACGCCTTCGGGGTGCAGGTCGCCATCCACACCGACACGCTCAACGAGGCGGGGTTCGTGGAGTCGACGCTGGAGGCGATCGGCGACCGGGTGATCCACGCCTACCACACCGAGGGCGCGGGCGGCGGGCACGCTCCGGACATCATCCGTGTGGCCTCCCGCCCCAACGTGCTGCCCTCCTCCACCAACCCGACCCGGCCGCACACCGTCAACACCCTCGACGAGCACCTCGACATGCTGATGGTCTGCCACCATCTCAACCCGTCGATCCCGGAGGACCTCGCCTTCGCCGAGTCGCGGATCCGGCCGACGACCATGGCGGCGGAGGACGTCCTGCACGACATCGGCGCGATCTCCATGATCGGATCGGATTCCCAGGCGATGGGCCGCGTCGGCGAGACGATCATCCGCACGTGGCAGACGGCGCACGTGATGAAGGCGCGCAGGGGGGCGCTGCCCGGCGACGGCCCGGCGGACAATCTGCGCGCCCGCCGCTACGTCGCGAAGTACACGATCTGCCCGGCGATCGCACACGGGTTGGACGGCGAGGTCGGCTCCGTCGAACCCGGCAAGCTCGCCGACCTGGTGCTGTGGAATCCCGCCTTCTTCGGCGTCAAACCGGACGTCGTGCTCAAGGGCGGGGTGATCGCCTACGCGCAGGTGGGCGACGCCAACGCCTCCATCCCCACACCGCAGCCGGTGCTCCCCCGGCCCATGTTCGGCGCGGCCCCGGCCGCCGCCGCGGCCGCCTCGGTGCACTTCGTCGCCCCGCTCGCCCTGGAGTCGGGTCTGCCCGACCGGCTCGACGTCCGCCGCCGGTTCGTCCCGGTGGCCGACGTACGGCGGCGCCGCAAGGACGCCATGCCGCTCAACGACGCGCTGCCGCGCATCGAGGTCGACCCGGACACCTTCGCCGTCCGCATCGACGGCGACCTCGTGGAGCCCGCGCCCGCGCCGTCCCTGCCCCTGGCCCAGCGCTACTTCCTGTTCTGA
- the urtA gene encoding urea ABC transporter substrate-binding protein: MRKSAWRVAAAVVALTAALGACGAESSSSSASPGADDGIKVGILHSLSGTMAISEVTVKDAELLAIEEINKAGGVLGKPLVPVVEDGASDWPTFAEKATKLIARDKVAAVFGGWTSASRKAMLPVFERRKALLWYPVQYEGLESSPYIFYTGATTNQQIVPALDYLKEQGKTRLFLVGSDYVFPRTANKIIKAYAAANGMQILGEEYTPLGHTEYSTLVNKVVQAEPDAVFNTLNGDSNVAFFKQIRSAGITAEDIPVMSVSVAEEEVRGIGPENIAGHPVAWNYYQTTQTAANEEFVAAFKAKYGADKVTSDPMQAGYNAVHLWAAAVEKAGTTDVEAVRKAAAGISLERPEGRVTIDGENQHTYKTARIGVVRPDGMIEEVWNSGEPIKPDPYLKGYSWAAGLADG; the protein is encoded by the coding sequence TTGCGGAAATCAGCCTGGCGTGTCGCGGCGGCCGTGGTCGCGCTGACCGCGGCGCTCGGTGCGTGCGGTGCGGAGTCCTCATCGTCGTCCGCGTCGCCCGGCGCGGACGACGGCATCAAGGTCGGCATCCTGCACTCGCTGAGCGGCACCATGGCCATCAGCGAGGTCACCGTCAAGGACGCGGAGCTGCTGGCCATCGAGGAGATCAACAAGGCCGGAGGGGTGCTCGGCAAGCCACTGGTGCCCGTCGTGGAGGACGGCGCGTCCGACTGGCCCACCTTCGCCGAGAAGGCCACCAAGCTCATCGCCCGGGACAAGGTCGCCGCGGTCTTCGGCGGATGGACCTCCGCCAGCCGCAAGGCGATGCTGCCGGTCTTCGAACGCCGCAAGGCGCTGCTGTGGTACCCCGTCCAGTACGAGGGTCTGGAGAGCTCGCCGTACATCTTCTACACCGGGGCCACCACCAACCAGCAGATCGTCCCGGCCCTGGACTACCTGAAGGAGCAGGGGAAGACCAGGTTGTTCCTGGTCGGCAGCGACTACGTCTTCCCGCGCACCGCCAACAAGATCATCAAGGCGTACGCGGCGGCGAACGGCATGCAGATCCTCGGCGAGGAGTACACCCCGCTCGGCCACACCGAGTACAGCACCCTGGTCAACAAGGTGGTTCAGGCCGAGCCCGACGCGGTGTTCAACACCCTCAACGGCGACAGCAACGTCGCGTTCTTCAAACAGATCAGGAGCGCCGGGATCACCGCCGAGGACATCCCCGTCATGTCGGTGAGCGTGGCCGAGGAGGAGGTGCGGGGCATCGGCCCGGAGAACATCGCCGGCCACCCGGTGGCGTGGAACTACTACCAGACCACCCAGACCGCGGCCAACGAGGAGTTCGTCGCCGCGTTCAAGGCCAAGTACGGCGCGGACAAGGTGACCTCCGACCCGATGCAGGCCGGTTACAACGCCGTCCACCTGTGGGCGGCGGCGGTGGAGAAGGCCGGAACCACCGACGTCGAGGCGGTCAGGAAGGCCGCCGCCGGGATCTCCCTGGAGCGGCCCGAAGGCCGGGTCACCATCGACGGTGAGAACCAGCACACGTACAAGACCGCGCGGATCGGCGTGGTCCGGCCGGACGGAATGATCGAGGAGGTGTGGAACTCCGGCGAGCCGATCAAGCCCGATCCCTACCTGAAGGGCTACTCCTGGGCCGCCGGCCTGGCGGACGGATGA